The Deltaproteobacteria bacterium genome includes the window ACCGAGGTTACGGTATGGAGGGGGATCCCGGTGGCCCCCGCGGGTGTCGCCGTCTATAACCCTGCCTTTGACATAACGCCGGGCGAACTGATCACGACCATCATCACCGAAGCGGGAACGGCCCACCCTCCTTATGAAGACGCGATCGGGCGTCTGTTTGAAGGATGATCCCCATGGAAAAGCTCTTCCTCTTTGATTTTGACGGTGTGATCGTCGACTCCCTTGAATTTTACGAGGAAGTGGCGCGGCTCTACTCTGAGGAGATCGGCCGGACCATCGCCCGGGACCGGGAAGAGTTCATGGACCTCTATGACGACAATTTCTATGTATCGATCCGGAAACGTGGTTTCGACCTCGAAGCCCTGGGGCGGGCGGCGAAGACCGTGGCACCGCGGCTTGATCACACGACGATAGAGGCTTTCGAGGAATGCTTCCCCGTCATAGAGAAACTTGCCGGGGACCATATCCTCCTGATCGTCTCATCCAATTCGAGGCGGACCATAGAACTGATACTGTCGAAATATTCCTGTATCGAATGTTTCCGGGAAATTCTCGGCGCCGACTTCATGTACAGCAAGGTCAAAAAGATACGTCATGCCATGGAAAAATGGCGGAAAACACCGGAGGAAACCTATTTCATCGGCGACACCACGGGAGATATCAGGGAGGCGAAGGCCGCCGGGGTCAGGACCGTGGCCGTCACCTGGGGCTGGCATTCCCGTTCGCGGCTTGAAACGGCTCATCCCGACCATATCATCGAGACTCCCGCCGAGCTGCTGGCACTGGGAGAATAGAACAAACGTCTCAAAAATGTAACAGTTCAGAACCGCTGAAGTTTCCACTTTCCTTTTGACCTGTATCCATAAAACCGCTATAAAAAACCTATCATCACGTACATGCAGAGGTGATACGCTTTTTCCACCGGGGCGATCCGTGAAGAGTGGATATCCCGTTCGCCGTCCCTTCCCTCGGTGTGGTCCTGTGTCGGAAGACTTGTCGGCATCCGTTTCCATGAATCAATAACAATTGAACACAAGGAGGTTGTTATGAAA containing:
- a CDS encoding HAD family hydrolase, with protein sequence MEKLFLFDFDGVIVDSLEFYEEVARLYSEEIGRTIARDREEFMDLYDDNFYVSIRKRGFDLEALGRAAKTVAPRLDHTTIEAFEECFPVIEKLAGDHILLIVSSNSRRTIELILSKYSCIECFREILGADFMYSKVKKIRHAMEKWRKTPEETYFIGDTTGDIREAKAAGVRTVAVTWGWHSRSRLETAHPDHIIETPAELLALGE